A region of Candidatus Defluviilinea gracilis DNA encodes the following proteins:
- a CDS encoding EF2563 family selenium-dependent molybdenum hydroxylase system protein, which translates to MRGDKAVLIRGGGDLATGVALRLHRSGMRVAITELPQPLAVRRTVSFSEAVYEGAHIVEGVGSRLIEAHQLSAWEEADCIPVIVDPEANLLTSIGFMVVVDARLLKSRPAPLPAPAPLHIGLGPGFTAGSDCHAVIETRRSHTLGRVYWSGSTQPDSGEPEGDSRRVLRAPANGVITAIKNIGEYCVEGEVVAVIDSEHTVTSPFGGMLRGLIRSGLQVTKGLKIGDVDVRNDPGACALVSDKSLAIGGGVLEAILAKPEIRSKVLA; encoded by the coding sequence ATGCGCGGCGATAAAGCGGTTTTAATTCGAGGCGGCGGCGATCTCGCCACAGGCGTCGCGTTACGTTTGCATCGGTCGGGCATGCGCGTGGCGATCACCGAACTTCCGCAACCATTGGCGGTGCGTAGAACGGTCTCATTCTCCGAAGCGGTTTACGAGGGCGCGCACATAGTCGAAGGGGTCGGGTCAAGGCTGATCGAAGCGCATCAGTTGTCCGCGTGGGAGGAAGCGGATTGCATCCCCGTGATCGTCGACCCGGAGGCAAATCTGCTCACATCGATCGGATTCATGGTTGTTGTCGATGCGCGACTTTTGAAGAGTCGCCCGGCGCCGCTCCCAGCCCCCGCCCCGCTTCACATCGGACTTGGACCTGGTTTCACAGCGGGGAGCGATTGCCACGCCGTGATCGAAACCCGCCGAAGCCATACGCTTGGGCGGGTGTATTGGTCGGGGTCAACCCAACCCGATTCAGGCGAACCCGAGGGCGATTCGCGCCGCGTACTTCGGGCGCCTGCGAATGGAGTCATCACCGCTATAAAAAATATCGGTGAGTATTGCGTGGAGGGTGAAGTAGTCGCTGTGATCGACAGTGAACACACGGTGACCAGCCCCTTCGGCGGCATGTTGCGCGGCTTAATTCGTTCGGGCTTGCAAGTCACCAAAGGATTGAAGATCGGCGACGTGGATGTTCGCAACGACCCCGGCGCCTGCGCTCTCGTGTCCGACAAATCGCTTGCGATTGGCGGAGGCGTACTGGAGGCGATCCTTGCCAAGC
- a CDS encoding DUF1361 domain-containing protein — MTPLKNRLRNFLIRNRYNLAVFTLLNVACAMCIALVGARVAYTDSGRRLDLIWNLFLAWIPFILSYVAHAFSWRRLTLYILIPFVSFLWLIFFPNAPYMLTDLQDLARGSFGAPLWYDVIIVVWCSWTAMLLGVVSLYLMQDIVQRSFGRFIGWIFVFAISALSSFGIYIGRFVRLNSWDILQNPAETAMGILGLVIDPSRRLAAFTLLYAIFFIYIYLLLYSFSHMLQVQNLRASETPEQLAGTQPSDARR; from the coding sequence ATGACGCCTTTGAAAAATCGGCTTCGCAATTTCCTCATCCGTAACCGGTACAACCTGGCGGTCTTCACATTGCTCAATGTGGCGTGCGCCATGTGCATCGCTCTCGTCGGCGCGCGCGTGGCGTACACCGATTCCGGGCGGAGGCTGGACCTGATTTGGAATTTATTCCTCGCGTGGATTCCCTTCATCCTCTCCTACGTTGCGCACGCCTTCTCCTGGCGGCGATTGACGTTGTACATCTTGATCCCCTTCGTCTCGTTCCTTTGGTTGATCTTTTTCCCCAACGCGCCATACATGCTCACTGATCTGCAAGACCTGGCGCGCGGTTCCTTTGGCGCGCCGCTTTGGTACGACGTGATCATCGTCGTTTGGTGTTCGTGGACCGCGATGTTGTTGGGCGTTGTCTCGCTCTATCTGATGCAAGATATCGTCCAGCGGTCGTTCGGACGTTTCATCGGCTGGATATTCGTCTTTGCCATCTCTGCCCTGAGCAGTTTTGGGATTTACATCGGGCGGTTCGTGCGCTTGAATTCGTGGGACATTCTGCAAAACCCGGCAGAAACCGCCATGGGGATCCTTGGTCTGGTCATCGACCCCAGCCGGCGGCTGGCGGCATTCACGTTGCTCTATGCGATTTTCTTTATTTACATTTATCTCCTGTTGTATTCATTTAGTCACATGTTGCAGGTACAAAATCTGAGAGCGAGCGAAACGCCAGAGCAACTGGCAGGGACTCAACCATCCGATGCGCGGCGATAA
- a CDS encoding DinB family protein, with product MNKQDIQFLFKYNQWSTKKIMDAASNLTPDQFLAPAGFPQGGLRGTLTHTLFAEWIWRNRWEGTSPAQRIQPEEFPTLESLRARWLEEESLLLKFVGEVSDERLNNPFNYTNTEGKALTRILWQSMAHVVNHGTQHKTEAAAILTALGHSPGDIDMIWFAAEHK from the coding sequence ATGAACAAACAAGATATTCAATTCCTCTTCAAATACAACCAATGGTCGACGAAGAAAATCATGGACGCCGCGTCAAACCTGACGCCGGACCAGTTCCTCGCGCCCGCAGGTTTTCCACAAGGAGGCTTGCGCGGCACGCTCACCCACACCTTGTTTGCAGAGTGGATCTGGCGGAATCGCTGGGAGGGAACATCGCCCGCCCAGCGCATCCAACCCGAGGAGTTCCCCACCCTTGAGTCCCTCCGCGCGCGCTGGCTGGAGGAGGAAAGCCTCCTGCTAAAGTTTGTGGGTGAAGTGAGCGATGAACGGTTGAACAATCCCTTCAATTACACCAACACCGAGGGCAAGGCGTTAACAAGAATCCTGTGGCAGTCCATGGCGCACGTGGTCAACCACGGAACACAACACAAAACAGAAGCCGCGGCAATCCTCACGGCTCTCGGTCACTCACCGGGCGATATTGACATGATCTGGTTTGCGGCGGAACACAAGTAA
- a CDS encoding DUF1361 domain-containing protein: MIRASIDYFSHNKYRLTMFSLLAGATVLSVAIWRFRVEYSGSGNYNFLIWNLFLAWIPFLIAYFTYTLTLSRRWVYAVVPVAAFLWLIFFPNAPYILTDFQHLDYWHDVPVWYDVMLLIWFAFTGLLLGMVSLFLMQEIIRREFGRWAGWGFVAVVAALSSAGVYVGRFLRWNSWDIFYNPAGMAQHTLQSIQEPSLQSIGFTSLFGVFFLFLYITLYTFGHLLLERQANLQGQ, from the coding sequence ATGATCCGCGCATCGATCGATTATTTTTCTCACAACAAATATCGTCTCACCATGTTCTCCCTGCTGGCTGGCGCGACGGTCCTCTCAGTCGCCATCTGGCGGTTCCGCGTGGAGTACAGCGGGAGCGGCAATTACAACTTCCTGATCTGGAATTTGTTCCTGGCGTGGATTCCGTTCCTCATTGCCTATTTCACCTACACGCTCACGTTATCGAGGCGGTGGGTGTATGCCGTTGTGCCGGTGGCCGCGTTTCTCTGGTTGATCTTCTTCCCCAACGCGCCCTACATCTTGACCGATTTTCAGCATCTGGATTATTGGCACGACGTTCCCGTTTGGTACGATGTGATGTTGCTGATCTGGTTCGCGTTCACCGGGTTGCTGTTGGGAATGGTCTCGTTGTTTCTCATGCAAGAGATCATTCGGCGCGAGTTTGGGCGTTGGGCTGGCTGGGGATTTGTCGCCGTGGTCGCCGCGTTGAGCAGCGCGGGGGTGTATGTCGGTCGCTTCCTGCGCTGGAATTCGTGGGATATCTTTTACAACCCCGCCGGGATGGCGCAACACACGTTGCAAAGTATTCAAGAACCCAGCCTGCAATCCATCGGCTTCACCAGCCTGTTCGGAGTGTTCTTCCTGTTCTTATACATTACGCTGTATACGTTCGGGCATCTTTTATTGGAACGGCAGGCAAACTTACAGGGACAATGA